The following proteins come from a genomic window of Tepidiforma thermophila:
- the flhB gene encoding flagellar biosynthesis protein FlhB translates to MAGERTEAPTPKRLRDARQKGDVAHSDEVVSIGVLLLAVLALRFLGPQLWNDMAAILAQDLGHPVPELTPESAQQLARESAWRMIQALLPLLALLAVAAIALNIVQTGPLLAGARIRPQLSRVNPGAGLKRIVSWDGAFRLVKSLLKFAIIAVVVGLTLRGQFGDLAGLGALSIGAATAKLAALGFDIAFRAAGVLFLLALADYAWQRRQHLKRLRMTRHELKQELKETDGDPQIKAAIRRRRQQLLNRMIAAVKTADVVVTNPTHYAVALKYDAVSMPAPMVVAKGQDYLALRIRDVAREAGVPVLEEPPLARALHASVQVGQYIPASLFHAVAEVLAWVYALRARAGRRTNPAQGAAR, encoded by the coding sequence ATGGCCGGCGAACGCACCGAAGCGCCAACCCCAAAACGCCTGCGCGATGCCCGCCAGAAGGGCGACGTCGCCCACAGCGATGAGGTCGTCTCCATCGGCGTCCTCCTCCTTGCCGTCCTCGCCCTTCGCTTCCTCGGGCCCCAGCTCTGGAACGACATGGCTGCCATCCTCGCCCAGGACCTCGGCCACCCCGTCCCCGAGCTCACCCCCGAATCCGCCCAGCAACTCGCCCGCGAGTCCGCCTGGCGCATGATCCAGGCGCTCCTCCCCCTCCTTGCCCTCCTCGCGGTCGCCGCCATCGCCCTCAACATCGTCCAGACCGGGCCGCTCCTCGCCGGCGCCCGCATCAGGCCCCAGCTCAGCCGCGTCAACCCCGGCGCCGGCCTCAAGCGCATCGTCTCCTGGGATGGCGCCTTCCGCCTGGTCAAATCCCTCCTCAAATTCGCCATCATCGCCGTCGTTGTCGGCCTAACCCTTCGCGGCCAGTTCGGCGACCTTGCCGGCCTCGGCGCGCTCAGCATCGGCGCCGCCACCGCGAAACTCGCCGCCCTCGGCTTCGATATCGCCTTCCGCGCCGCCGGCGTCCTCTTCCTCCTCGCCCTCGCCGATTACGCCTGGCAGCGACGCCAGCACCTCAAACGCCTCCGCATGACCCGCCACGAGCTCAAACAGGAGCTGAAGGAAACCGATGGCGACCCGCAAATCAAAGCCGCCATCCGACGCCGGCGCCAGCAGCTCCTCAACCGCATGATCGCGGCCGTCAAAACCGCCGACGTCGTCGTCACCAACCCCACCCACTACGCCGTCGCCCTCAAGTACGACGCCGTCTCCATGCCCGCCCCCATGGTCGTCGCCAAGGGCCAGGACTACCTTGCCCTCCGCATCCGCGACGTCGCCCGCGAGGCCGGCGTCCCCGTCCTCGAAGAGCCGCCCCTCGCCCGCGCCCTCCACGCCAGCGTCCAGGTCGGCCAGTACATCCCGGCCAGCCTCTTCCACGCCGTCGCCGAAGTGCTCGCGTGGGTCTACGCCCTCCGCGCCCGCGCCGGCCGCCGCACCAATCCCGCTCAAGGAGCCGCCCGGTGA
- the flhA gene encoding flagellar biosynthesis protein FlhA encodes MTVQAQPRPASASLGRLLGQTDILLAVGLITIVGMMIIPLPPTLIDVLLTINLAVSVVILLVAIYTEEPLKFSVFPSLLLITTLYRLALNVSTSRLILLQGDAGEVVHSFGSFVVGGNLVVGLVVFLILVVIQFVVITNGAGRVAEVAARFTLDAMPGKQMAIDADLNAGLINEAEARERRKAIGQEADFYGAMDGASKFVKGDAIAGIVIILVNIIGGLSIGILQQGVGPAEALNLYAKLTVGDGLVSQLPALLISTATGIIVTRAAGETNLGSQVFSQVTMQSRPMYVAAAMLALFAAMPGLPRLPFLMVAAAIGAGGYLIDRSKRQAELAALAARPEPLPEPEQLGPQQVIQMMTVDPLEIEVGYGLIPIVDEQAGGTLLRRITQIRRQLALELGIVLPTVRVRDNLGLAPNAYVVKLRGVEIARGSLQPGHYLAMDPGTAEGDIPGIETVEPAFGLPARWITPAYRERAELLGYTVVDAESVLATHLTELVRRFAPDLLSRQDVQDLLENLRKEYPALVDDLIPSTLTVGEVQEVLQNLLAERVSIRDLVTICETLATHARVTRDIDLLTEYARAALARQISRQYADESGTIRVITVGPRTEEEIAASIQQTDRGSQVAMPPWQVQRLIGVVAAEVERVAASGREPIILCSSRIRLALRRLLERRLPNVAVLSFAEITPQTQVEAIGNIEVNVGNEALHR; translated from the coding sequence GTGACCGTCCAGGCCCAGCCACGCCCCGCCAGCGCCAGCCTCGGCCGCCTCCTCGGCCAGACCGACATCCTCCTCGCCGTCGGCCTCATCACCATCGTCGGGATGATGATCATCCCGCTGCCGCCGACCCTCATCGATGTCCTCCTGACCATCAACCTGGCAGTCTCCGTCGTCATCCTCCTCGTCGCCATCTATACCGAAGAGCCGCTCAAGTTCTCCGTCTTCCCCTCCCTCCTCCTCATCACCACCCTCTACCGTCTCGCCCTCAACGTCTCCACCTCCCGCCTCATCCTCCTCCAGGGCGACGCCGGCGAAGTCGTCCACTCCTTCGGCAGCTTCGTCGTCGGCGGCAACCTCGTCGTCGGCCTCGTCGTCTTCCTCATCCTCGTGGTCATCCAGTTCGTCGTCATCACCAACGGCGCCGGCCGCGTCGCAGAAGTCGCCGCCCGCTTCACCCTCGATGCCATGCCCGGCAAGCAGATGGCCATCGACGCCGACCTCAACGCCGGCCTCATCAACGAAGCCGAAGCCCGTGAGCGCCGCAAAGCCATCGGCCAGGAAGCCGACTTCTACGGCGCCATGGACGGCGCCTCCAAGTTCGTCAAAGGCGATGCCATCGCCGGCATCGTCATCATCCTCGTCAACATCATCGGCGGCCTCTCCATCGGCATCCTCCAGCAGGGCGTCGGCCCCGCCGAAGCCCTCAACCTCTACGCAAAGCTCACCGTCGGCGATGGCCTCGTCTCCCAGCTCCCCGCCCTCCTCATCTCCACCGCTACCGGCATCATCGTCACCCGCGCCGCCGGCGAAACCAACCTCGGATCCCAGGTCTTCTCCCAGGTCACCATGCAGTCGCGGCCGATGTACGTCGCCGCCGCCATGCTCGCCCTCTTCGCCGCCATGCCCGGCCTCCCCCGCCTCCCCTTCCTCATGGTGGCTGCCGCCATCGGCGCCGGCGGCTACCTCATCGACCGCTCGAAGCGCCAGGCCGAGCTGGCGGCCCTCGCCGCCCGCCCCGAGCCGCTCCCCGAGCCCGAGCAGCTCGGCCCCCAGCAGGTCATCCAGATGATGACCGTCGACCCCCTCGAAATCGAAGTCGGCTACGGCCTCATCCCCATCGTCGACGAACAGGCCGGCGGCACCCTCCTCCGCCGCATTACCCAGATCCGCCGCCAGCTCGCCCTCGAACTCGGCATCGTCCTCCCCACCGTCCGCGTCCGCGACAACCTCGGCCTTGCCCCCAACGCCTACGTCGTCAAGCTCCGCGGCGTCGAAATCGCCCGCGGCTCCCTCCAGCCCGGCCACTACCTCGCCATGGACCCCGGCACCGCCGAAGGCGACATCCCCGGCATCGAAACCGTCGAGCCCGCTTTCGGCCTCCCTGCCCGCTGGATCACCCCCGCCTACCGCGAACGCGCCGAGCTCCTCGGCTACACCGTCGTCGACGCCGAATCCGTCCTCGCCACCCACCTCACCGAGCTCGTCCGCCGCTTCGCCCCCGACCTCCTCAGCCGCCAGGACGTCCAGGACCTCCTCGAAAACCTCCGCAAGGAGTACCCGGCCCTCGTCGACGACCTCATCCCCTCCACCCTCACCGTCGGCGAAGTCCAGGAAGTCCTCCAGAACCTCCTCGCCGAGCGCGTCTCCATCCGCGACCTCGTCACCATCTGCGAAACCCTCGCCACCCACGCCCGCGTCACCCGCGATATCGACCTTCTCACCGAGTACGCCCGCGCCGCGCTCGCCCGCCAGATCAGCCGCCAGTACGCCGATGAATCCGGCACCATCCGCGTCATCACCGTCGGCCCCCGCACCGAAGAGGAGATCGCCGCCAGCATCCAGCAGACCGACCGCGGCAGCCAGGTCGCCATGCCCCCCTGGCAGGTCCAGCGCCTTATCGGCGTCGTCGCCGCCGAGGTCGAGCGTGTCGCCGCCTCCGGCCGCGAACCGATCATCCTCTGCTCCTCGCGCATCCGGCTCGCCCTCCGGCGCCTCCTCGAGCGCCGCCTGCCGAATGTCGCGGTCCTCTCCTTCGCCGAAATCACGCCCCAAACCCAGGTCGAAGCCATCGGCAATATCGAGGTGAACGTTGGAAACGAAGCGCTTCATCGGTAA
- a CDS encoding flagellar brake protein — MAQGLLPGTALRIEVSARDGDESYATRIEDVDDERVAILVPMRGLKPRPLPVGTLVRAAYIFRNKRWRFVTEVAGHSEDGACEYLRLPAFIDCHERRRNYRLQVAIKPSRIYRIAVPAEEETETEVEIDGTIVDLSESGCCIASKAFAMPGERLGLEAHLPEAGDIAVRARIVFVREPERGYRMRRIHCEFLDMPRGQRDLIARYLMRRQLEMRRRGQL; from the coding sequence ATGGCCCAGGGTCTCCTCCCAGGCACCGCCCTCCGCATCGAGGTCTCCGCCCGCGACGGCGACGAAAGCTACGCCACCCGCATCGAGGACGTCGATGATGAACGCGTCGCCATCCTCGTCCCCATGCGCGGCCTGAAGCCCCGCCCTCTCCCCGTCGGCACCCTCGTCCGCGCCGCCTACATCTTCCGCAACAAGCGCTGGCGGTTCGTCACCGAGGTCGCCGGCCACAGCGAAGACGGAGCCTGCGAGTACCTCCGCCTCCCCGCCTTCATCGATTGCCACGAGCGGCGCCGCAACTACCGCCTCCAGGTCGCCATCAAACCCTCCCGCATCTACCGCATCGCCGTCCCCGCCGAAGAAGAGACCGAAACCGAAGTCGAAATCGATGGCACCATCGTCGACCTCTCCGAGAGCGGCTGCTGCATCGCCTCCAAAGCCTTCGCCATGCCCGGCGAGCGCCTCGGCCTCGAGGCGCACCTCCCCGAGGCGGGCGACATCGCCGTCCGCGCCCGCATCGTCTTCGTCCGCGAACCCGAGCGCGGCTACCGCATGCGCCGCATCCACTGCGAGTTCCTCGATATGCCCCGCGGCCAGCGCGACCTCATCGCCCGCTACCTCATGCGCCGCCAGCTTGAAATGCGCCGGAGGGGCCAGCTGTGA
- a CDS encoding FliA/WhiG family RNA polymerase sigma factor has protein sequence MATARASSAPLFEDREAAIRQYAPLVKYVVGRLAIGLPAILDYEDILSYGTIGLIEALDRFDGSKGVKFETYAISRIRGAIIDALRSLDRLPRSVRQKARRLEQIHTEFEREHGREPTDEEAAALMGLTLEQYNQALIDASWVTVSLDGLLDRDNNEDGTAPTELPADPNEEDFTERLEKRQLLDALTAAIKTLPEREWLIISLYYRDEMTMKEIAQILDISESRVCQLHGRALGRLRARLARERNP, from the coding sequence ATGGCCACCGCACGAGCTTCCAGCGCACCCCTCTTCGAAGACCGCGAAGCCGCTATCCGCCAGTACGCGCCGCTCGTGAAGTACGTCGTCGGCCGCCTCGCCATCGGCCTCCCCGCCATCCTCGATTACGAAGACATCCTCTCCTACGGCACCATCGGCCTCATCGAGGCCCTCGACCGCTTCGACGGCTCCAAGGGCGTCAAGTTCGAAACCTACGCCATCTCCCGCATCCGCGGCGCCATCATCGATGCCCTCCGCTCCCTCGACCGGCTTCCCCGCTCCGTCCGCCAGAAAGCCCGCAGGCTCGAGCAGATTCACACCGAGTTCGAGCGCGAGCACGGCCGCGAACCCACCGACGAGGAAGCCGCAGCGCTCATGGGCCTCACCCTCGAGCAGTACAACCAGGCCCTCATCGACGCCAGCTGGGTCACCGTCTCCCTCGATGGCCTCCTCGACCGCGACAACAACGAAGACGGCACCGCGCCGACCGAGCTCCCCGCTGACCCGAACGAGGAGGACTTCACCGAGCGCCTCGAAAAGCGCCAGCTCCTCGATGCCCTCACCGCCGCCATCAAGACCCTCCCCGAGCGCGAGTGGCTCATCATCAGCCTCTACTACCGCGACGAAATGACCATGAAGGAGATCGCCCAGATCCTCGACATCTCCGAGTCGCGCGTCTGCCAGCTCCACGGCCGCGCCCTCGGCCGCCTGCGCGCCCGCCTCGCCCGCGAGCGCAACCCCTAG
- a CDS encoding flagellar hook-basal body protein — translation MIKGLYSAFTAMEAAWRYQDVLANNIANASTVGFKREIASLAPLGDVPISQQAPVPAPLTARIQAVVGQVGTGKFVAEFVTDFQQGMLRQTGLELDLALAAGFFTIRDEVGNVFYTRDGRFQRDAAGSLVTSAGYYVLGEDGNPITLPPTPVTVGPDGAIRDDNGNEVARLRIRDFAPLQLARAGEAYFRALDGAEGIPAADPGLRQGYLESSNANLVEELTSLLAVQRVYQASQAVLARLDTTLDQASGELGRL, via the coding sequence ATGATCAAAGGCCTCTACTCCGCCTTCACCGCCATGGAAGCCGCCTGGCGCTACCAGGACGTCCTCGCCAACAACATCGCCAACGCCAGTACCGTCGGCTTCAAGCGCGAAATCGCCTCCCTCGCACCCCTCGGCGATGTGCCGATCTCCCAGCAGGCCCCGGTCCCCGCGCCGCTTACCGCCCGCATCCAGGCCGTCGTAGGCCAGGTCGGCACCGGCAAGTTCGTCGCCGAGTTCGTCACCGATTTCCAGCAGGGCATGCTCCGCCAGACCGGCCTCGAACTCGACCTCGCCCTCGCCGCCGGCTTCTTCACCATCCGCGACGAGGTCGGCAACGTCTTCTACACCCGCGACGGCCGCTTCCAGCGCGATGCCGCAGGCTCCCTCGTCACCTCCGCCGGCTACTACGTCCTCGGCGAAGACGGCAACCCCATCACCCTCCCTCCCACCCCGGTCACGGTCGGCCCCGACGGCGCCATCCGCGATGACAACGGGAACGAAGTCGCCCGCCTGCGCATCCGCGACTTCGCCCCCCTCCAGCTCGCCCGCGCCGGCGAAGCGTACTTCCGCGCCCTCGACGGCGCCGAGGGCATCCCCGCCGCCGACCCCGGCCTCCGCCAGGGCTACCTCGAATCCTCGAACGCCAACCTCGTCGAAGAGCTGACCTCGCTCCTCGCCGTCCAGCGCGTCTACCAGGCCAGCCAGGCCGTCCTCGCCCGCCTCGATACCACCCTCGACCAGGCCTCCGGCGAGCTCGGCCGCCTCTAA
- a CDS encoding flagellar hook-basal body protein gives MPTILAAAASGLLHNQDILDTVAHNLANANTSGFKASRALHQGLPDAAATAESGRLGVAVTTRDLLLTPAAVIASDSPLHAALQDDAFFVIRGDTGEPVYTRYGGFLLDGEGTLVDFAGRIVPGENGDPIRLPEGWSAAAIDSSGVLSALDENGERQELGRIRVARFANPQALELLGDGLYQPTANSGEPQVASPGDEGFAPLRPGTLESSNVDVAQEFVSMIIAQRAYSACAKTFAIGDAMLELATRITR, from the coding sequence ATGCCCACCATCCTCGCCGCAGCCGCCAGCGGCCTCCTCCACAACCAGGACATCCTCGATACCGTCGCCCACAACCTCGCCAACGCCAACACCAGCGGCTTCAAGGCCTCCCGCGCCCTCCACCAGGGTCTGCCCGATGCCGCCGCCACCGCCGAGAGCGGCCGCCTCGGCGTCGCCGTCACCACCCGCGACCTCCTCCTCACCCCCGCCGCCGTCATCGCCAGCGACTCGCCGCTTCACGCGGCCCTCCAGGACGACGCCTTCTTCGTCATCCGCGGCGATACCGGCGAACCCGTCTACACCCGCTATGGCGGCTTCCTCCTCGACGGCGAAGGCACCCTCGTCGATTTCGCCGGCCGCATCGTCCCCGGCGAAAACGGCGACCCGATCCGCCTCCCCGAAGGCTGGTCCGCCGCCGCCATCGACAGCAGCGGCGTCCTCTCCGCCCTCGACGAAAACGGCGAACGCCAGGAGCTTGGCCGCATCCGCGTCGCCCGCTTCGCCAACCCCCAGGCCCTCGAACTGCTCGGCGACGGCCTCTACCAGCCAACCGCCAACAGCGGCGAACCGCAGGTCGCCTCACCCGGGGATGAGGGTTTTGCCCCATTGCGGCCCGGCACGCTCGAAAGCTCCAATGTGGATGTGGCCCAGGAGTTCGTCAGCATGATCATCGCCCAGCGCGCCTATAGCGCCTGCGCAAAGACCTTCGCCATCGGCGATGCCATGCTCGAGCTCGCCACCCGCATCACCCGCTAG